The Streptococcus sp. S5 genome contains a region encoding:
- the rpsS gene encoding 30S ribosomal protein S19, which yields MGRSLKKGPFVDEHLMKKVEAQANDEKKKVIKTWSRRSTIFPSFIGYTIAVYDGRKHVPVYIQEDMVGHKLGEFAPTRTYKGHAADDKKTRRK from the coding sequence ATGGGACGTAGTCTTAAAAAAGGACCTTTCGTCGATGAGCATTTGATGAAAAAAGTTGAAGCTCAAGCAAACGACGAAAAGAAAAAAGTAATTAAAACTTGGTCACGTCGTTCAACGATCTTCCCAAGTTTCATCGGATACACTATCGCAGTTTATGATGGACGTAAACATGTACCTGTTTACATCCAAGAAGACATGGTAGGTCACAAGCTTGGTGAATTTGCACCAACTCGTACTTACAAAGGTCACGCGGCAGACGACAAGAAGACACGTAGAAAATAA